TATAATGATTCAATAGTGTCCAGAACAGTGAATGAGTGAAGAGTTACTTATTAGTCACGTGCCGAGGTGTTGGCTGATTCACGCAAAAGAacaatgatggaaataaaaagtGACGCGTGAGAacgttcacacagacaaacgCCGTCATGTGTTGTCGTTTTTGGTTTACAAATAGTGGCAGTCGGCGATGAGTCACTGGGGATCGCTGGTGTTTCATCCAacaactacaaaataaaagcccccatgCAGTAAATGTGGACGTAGCGTTTATATATGGCAAACAGaaatatttgtcttattttttaatttcattatgtgttttttgtttcttgtcttttttctcaTCGTCTTCATGCAGATTGACATTTTTGTAATGGATTATTCTTTGTATTGCAGGAGGAGTGTGTATTGTCTGACCCTCAGGGGGAGAGTGATGCAGATGCAGATATAGAGGATACAGACTGCAGGTTtgatgtgcacaaacacattcactccTCGCTTGTAGTCCTTCCTTTATAGTTCTCTGACCTTGTGCCTTTAATCCCATTGGTTCAGACTCCACGAGCCGGGTTCTCTCCAGCGAATCAGCTCACGGCGGCGTAAGCGTCCACGGGTAGCGCGGCAAGACACCACAGAGAGTGAGGACGACGGTGGGCGGAGCCACCGATCACACCGCTGGAACCTCAGGCTCAGTCCTGACAGAGCACACAGCAGGACCATACTAGAGgtagaaaaaacagcaaagtcaaatTAATCTAATTAGTCTAGCTGTACTAGCTTGTTAATTGTGATCCCATAGAGTTTcctttttggttaaaataaacTTCACATagtcatgaaacagaaaaacgtTAATTTGGCAGCGCAATATGGATTCAGCCATGTTGGATACATCTCCTCTTGTCCTTTTAGTATCCTTTAGAATAAAGGAGGAGTTGATAATTATCGCATTCAATACTGTTCTTTtgatttttactgtaaaacacaaaaaaacacatgctaTAATTATGTTAATTTACTTATCTCCATTgcgtcttcatcttcatcttcatctgttCTGTGGAAATGTGCAGTAGCAACGTCAGTGTTGTTACTGGAACTGTGCCTGTTGTGCTAAAGTGGGAATGCAGTGAAACCCAAAGAGAGATTGGTCTGATACTGTTATTAATAGGATTACTGGAAAAGAGAAGTTGGATATATTCTCACTCAGAACTAAACTAGtgggtgaaaacaaaaaaggcgACTTCGATATATCggagtgtgactgtgttttaataatttaCTGCTCTTCATAAGTCATTTGCTGCTGAGTAAATTGCAATTAAATGTTCTGCCCCTGGGGGTTTTACAGCAACACTCAAATTTAGCGTTTGTTGTtatcaaaaaaggaaaaaaaaaggttttagttTCATATGTTCCTGTTTACCATAGTTTACCATATCACCATCTTCTAAGGAAAGAAGTACCACTGGGGCAAAAGTAGTTTAGCTTTTTCAGTAAGTTGTTATCAGTCTACACTTAAAAATGTGCACTTGAACATTTTGTCCTTACTCAATTGTCTCATCTGCATCTTCTTTGTCCTCCAGGAGAGTATATCACAGGTCAGGCCTCTGGTCATCTGCCGGCCGAACGTCGAGGGGCAAAAGAGTCCAGTCGAACTTCCCCGAGGCTCCAGACGTCTGATGTCACTGTGGccatcttccctctctttccctctcatcctcctcctctccctgcccctctccctctccctcgtCATCGTTATCGTGTCTTTCATTCTACCGTGGGCCAGCGCTTGACCCgacatttgtgttttaagagAATGGCTtcattccaaaaaaaaaaaaaaaaaaaaaaaaaagataaataaaaatagaacaaTCAGACCAACTCCTACAATGTAGTAGATAGCACAGAATCGAAACAAAAATATGGTGCTTTACACAACTAACTTTAAGGTGTTTGAATAGATGTGACGCTACATAAAACATCTTGGGACCGTCTGCCTTTTGGCTTCCATAAAACCAGAGCGGCATAGGTTCAAATATTTAAGTCTTTCGTTCACATCCTCTGTACATTTCTATCCAGAATCGGATCAAAACAACATAAACTCAGTGCTTGCTTTTGCCTCATAAAGATCTCACCTTCCGTCTCACTTTCTCACCCCCTCGTTGGTAAAAATAGACCTGTCGTCTCGCTCCTTATTCTAACGAGCCGCAGGAGTGATACGTGGGGGAAAGGTTTCAGGGCTGCACAGGCTCAGTAGGAAAAATGCGAAAAAAAAAGACGATGCTGCTGAACTATGCAATTCTTCATTTCCCTGGCACTGTCGTCACCTTCTTGGccctttcctttttctctctgaggAGTACACTTCATGAATGCAGGGACCCCTAAAGTAGAGCATGACCTAATTTAAAAAGCAATAGCAGGAGAGATCTGATATAGCTCCCATCGGGATGATCGACAGTACATCTGTTGGTTTAATGAATGGATTACATGTATTATTTTACTTGTTGCAGACTTGTTTAAAACGGATGgatccttcttcttcttcttctcttcttcctggCTGCACTTATGTATGTTTTTAGTCAAATAAGCCAACCTCAGTATAAAATAACCTTTAGTGGAACTTAATTATGTTAGAGTAATTTTAACACTTGAAATACAATCTTACAGTTGAATCATCGCTATCATgtttaataatatttatgtttatatttatgAATTATTGTTTATGAAGAAAAGTGAGCTTGACAATCAGTCATATCACTTATTCCAAGCTGAAATAATTGGAAAAAGCCATTTGCTGTGGCTATTCTGCACTGTCTGTTTgatgttatgttgttttgtatgtttttaaagttaTGATAATTTTTTTCACACTCAACACTGGTGTTGCTCGCGTCCTTGTAGATAAATGTTTCAAATTAAGACCAGGTTGTTCTGTATGAGCTAATTTGATTCATGTTCAATAGCATTTTCTCTTCCAGCCTGTTGTATTGCCCGTCTGAAATcttagattttatttccatgtgtATGTTCACGTCTGCGTTTTATGGGGCCATAGAAGTTCAATAAAACTAGATTgtattttgccaaaaaaaaaaaaaagcttccttTTTACTGTCTACAACAGCAGTGCCTGCATCAACCTGCATATAATCATTCATAAAAGCACAAGTCCTCTTCAGGTTTTTTAtggattaaaataaaagatacaTACACTGTTAATGAGTGAGTTAAATGGTTAATTagggagctttagaggtgctggatttttttctttttcctttgcaCTGATCCGGCTAGCTGCTAAGCAAAGCTAcactaagctaagataagctaaaaTAAGATATGATAagctaaaataagataagataagataagataagctaagataagctaaaataagataagataagataagctaagctaagctaaaataAGATATGATGAGCTAaaataagataagctaagctaagataagctaaaaTAAGATATGATgagctaagataagctaaaaTAAGATATGATgagctaagataagctaagctaaactaagctaaaataagataagatacaGTAATcgtacagatatgagagtggaaTTGATCTTCTCTAATTTCAGTCAAGAAAGCGAATATGGgaatttctcaaaatgttcaaCAGCTACTTTTTCTAAGTTTTTCTACCGTGACTTTCATTTTGGAACAAAAGTGTTTGTGTCAGCTTTCAAAATTAGAGGTGAAGGTTTCGATAAGTGAggatgtttcttcttctgctgccattaagaagaagaagaagaagaagaagaagacataGAGCATTGCAGGGAGGCCTCGTGTCCCAGCAGTGTTTGCAGCTCTTGAGGAAAGGGCCTGAGGGGGAGGGTCCCATAAAGAGGTTACCACTCTTCACTCCTCTCACTGCGtgtgttgtcatggtaacaaacAATCAGGACTGCAGAGGAAACAGACTTTTCATAAGTAGATTGTGAGCTGCTGCCTGGAGCCAAACACTCACTGTGGGTGAAGATGTGGATACAGCAACGTCTGCACATCTGCTCTGTCACTAACTTGGGTTGTGAACATGGCggtaaacaaatgttttctttgttaatGAAAATACGCTGTCCTCCACATCGCCCTATGCTTTGCTATGTGACAGTTTCAGCACACTTGTATTTTCTTTAATGCTATTTTTAGATATTCATGATAGCTGTGTGGTGGCTCTATAACCTGATAAGTGCACAAGGCTTGTTTAAGGCGTCAGGGTGTCCCTAAAAAGCACAGCACTCCTTTGGCTAAATTTATGGATCGAAAGCAGCTCGCAGGGATTTCAAtgcttacaaacacacacattcagtctgGACAGAAATACTTTGCTTCAGAATgcttcaaaatgtaaaagttttcaAGTTATTTTTATGCATTCAACCTCTCTTTTGCGTAGGGCTGACTCACTTGTCTGCTTGTTCAAACCTCCCCGTGTGTGCGTAACagtaggtgtgtttgtgtgtgtgtgtgtgtgtgtgatgtgatgtgatgtgatgtgatgtgatgtgatgtgtgtgtgtgatgcgaTGCCTCACACGTGAATGTCTGTGAAAAGAGCAGAGTCATTGTGTCCTCAGGTAGGAGTGCGTTTTACAGCGAGGTGTCGCCCACCAGTTCCATTTCCAACTCGCCCACTCACAGCACTTCAACTTCAAAGCTTTTCAATAGAAACTCACCCTGTGGTGATAAAATGAAAAGGCTGATATTTGAGAGCATTTAGGAGGCGACGTTTCCTCGAGGTTAAAGAGGCGACGTCTTCGAACACTGAACTTGAGTTTTTACTTCTTCCTTGAGCAAGCAGCTTCCCACCTTAAACTGTAGCCTGGTTATTCAGCAACTGTGGCTGTTTCTGtcatttggaaaaacaaaaatggcgACAGGCATGGATGAGTGGATGAGGATGCAGCAGTACAAGTCATTGTAAGCTGACTTACAGACAGAACAACACTTAAACCAACGTAATTCTTTGATCAACATGAAAATTGATGATTTGACTGCTCCTAGCAACCAACTACTGTTCAAGTGTCATTTGAATTTGACATTGAACCCCTTCCATCATCcaacatactgtaaacacaATGCCAGGCTGAGTGAGCAAAATGAAAAGTTATGTCACTTCAGTCTGTTTCTCAGCTATCAGTCCAAGCAGCTTGTGATTCAAGTGTAATACTACTGTGACTTTAGATGGCTGATTCATTTTAATTGGACAGCGCTGCAAATGTTTTCCAGCAACTGATTTGCACGTCTTGTTATTTCACCACGGCTTGATACTGAGACAGGTTTTAGAGGTGCAATCCAATTTAATCAATCACTAGTTTGGAATCAGGCAGTAGTTACTAAGGACTTCGGAAGGTCTTCGCAAACAAACAGTTGTGGATTTATGGATAGCTGGTGCAGCCCAATGTGGCTGTCATCTTAACAATGTGGTAATACAAGGAGAGACTGTAGTGGTGAGGGTCCATTGTCAGCTACATGTGTCAGGTGACACAGCTTTTCAAGTCATGGTTAGAGTGTGCCCCAGCGGTTTGCACTTTCTATCAGTGCCAAAAGGTAACAGGTGTAAATTTTGTTGTTATGTTGCCCCCATCGGCCTCCCTTCTTCCCTTCATGCCTCTCAATCCTTGACCCAAATTCCACTGTATTTGGACGTGGAGAAGCAATGTGATCCCACTGATGACCCTCTAGGCATTTAATACTGATCCCAGAGTCATATGGTCTAGAATAAAGATTTCCGCCAAGACCCCTCGAGATGTCTTGGTTCACTGTCGGACTGGCAGAAATCCAGCTGCCTGCAGGTTTAGCTCATTTTCTTGTTTAGCTCTGGTCAGATCTTGCCATAATATTCAATAGAAATATACAGTGTAAATTCAAGAACTGTAAAAATGAGAAACTGGATTGAAAACAATTGGATAACTTGTATGGCCTGTATATATACTATGTATGATAGATGATAGACAAGGAAACAATAATAAGGTAACAAATTgaggaaacaaaggaaaggGAACAAAAGAATTTAACATggtaatgatgtaaaaaaaaacatttagcttttaaatttaacatttttagacGTTTAGCTCATCAACCCCTCACAAATCCTGGTTTTAGGTCTTAGATGGACACCTCAAGCAGTCTAGAATTTCAATTACCTCGTGATAGTACACTGTAAATAGCAACTTCTTTGGGTATGGGCTATCGTGCCACTCTGTTACACTCAGAGGTAGGAGGAGGGagtgacaggagaggagaaaaccAACAACACAGCTGGTGTCTGCAGACTGGAAAAGAAAGCTGcttgcagcaacaacaacacgaTCCAAACAGTGGATTACTCCATACTGCACAtacatcatttttttctgtgtattaCTCCTCATAAACTGCGCAAAAAGTAAGTGATCTGTAATCTTTTGGCCTCTAGAGGTGTAAATGTGTTGAGGGATTAACGGCATTAGCACAAATTAGAGCAACACTGGACACTATGGCTGTAGCTAATCCATGCGTACAGAAGGAGTGGGATGaatggacaaacaaaaaagagatGGGGGAGAGCAAGAAGATGGGACTAAAGGAACGACTGAGACGTTGGGTTCAAGTGATGGTcagggaagaagaggaagtggaggaagaggacgtggacagtgaggaagaggacgaaAATGACACAGGTGAgcagggagaagaaaaggaggaggaagagatggagatgagggaagcagaggagacagaagaagaagaagaagaagaagaagaggggggtAACCATGAGATCAGAAAGAGGCATGAGAAGGGAGAAAGGAAGGTGGTTGAGGCAGATGAAAAGCCAGAcatggaagaggaagaggaagaggaagaggaagaggaagaggaggaggaagaggaagaggaggaggaagaggaagaggaagaggaagaggaagaggaagaggaagaacatgAGGTGTTGGAGGTCAATGCGAATCAAGAAGGGGATGAGGATGAacaggaagaggggaaagaaatggaggaagcggaggaggagggagaaaatgaggtagagacagagaagaaggtgAAGGAGGTCctggatgaggatgaagagcagggcggggaggaagatgaaggggAAGAGGGGTCTCAGGGGCAAGAGCAAATTGGCCAGCGTTGCCTGGCACAGCAATTCAGAGAACAGATGAGAACAATGGAGGATGAGAACATCCTGCTAAACCAAGAAAGGACAAGGCAAGAAGACAAAATGGTGGATGAGGAAGAACACTTGTCTGGTTCAGAGGAATCAGAGAATGGAGATTCTGATTTGGGATCTGAGGACAAATGCTACGAGTTTGACAGAAAAGTGGATGAAGAGAGACCTGCTAAGGCTGAGAAACAATATAAGGAACCCAAAGAAGTGGAAGACCCTAATGCAAAGTTACAGAGGAATGAAAATAGCCTGCAAGGTGGAAGTGAGAAGGGGACAGATTGGGAAGAAACAGCCGCTGGATCTTGTGCAACTCAAGTAGAAGAGTTTCAAGATGCTCCCAAAAAGCCTGAAAATGAGGAGTCCACAGACGATGAGGAAGCAGAATATTTAACGAACGAAGACGCTGATAGTGATGACGACGATGTGGTTAAGATTTACTGCAAGGATGATTATTTCATGGACGTATTTGGCAAATTGAGAGAGTTCAGGGATGCCTCCCTTCTCACTGACCTGACTTTGAGCACACAGGATGGGAAGTGTTTCCGTGTACACTCCCCAGTCCTCGCCGCTGTCAGCACCCTTATCTGGGGAATTTTGAAAAGAGGCAATGTAGGAAACAATAGAGTTCACAGAAAAGTCAATGATCCAAGCGTTGGATTCCACAGGTGGACAATGTCTCTGGCTCCAAAGGTGGATCATGTTGGATTAGAGGCAGTCGTGGAGTTTGCCTACACCGGACTCGTATCCTGTTT
The sequence above is a segment of the Pempheris klunzingeri isolate RE-2024b chromosome 23, fPemKlu1.hap1, whole genome shotgun sequence genome. Coding sequences within it:
- the LOC139222812 gene encoding uncharacterized protein, whose translation is MLRRESDSHGLFSSRETSENDCEMGASCGEVDVVCLCEAGPCTLYSEAHTPTPDTLLCEHCGKNRVMITRYSEGYGTEEECVLSDPQGESDADADIEDTDCRLHEPGSLQRISSRRRKRPRVARQDTTESEDDGGRSHRSHRWNLRLSPDRAHSRTILEESISQVRPLVICRPNVEGQKSPVELPRGSRRLMSLWPSSLSFPLILLLSLPLSLSLVIVIVSFILPWASA